A stretch of the Aphis gossypii isolate Hap1 chromosome 2, ASM2018417v2, whole genome shotgun sequence genome encodes the following:
- the LOC114128245 gene encoding partner of bursicon, with amino-acid sequence MYTTQLFIISIAIFFVHNNVLAEDNPEECETLPSELHIIKEEFDELGRLQRTCNGDIAVNKCEGACNSQVQPSVITPSGFLKECYCCRETFLRERIIALTHCYDPDGVRLTSDKLATLEVKLKEPADCKCFKCGDFSG; translated from the exons ATGTACACGACTCAATTGTTTATCATCTCTATCGCGATTTTTTTCGTACATAATAACGTACTTGCAGAAGATAACCCAGAAGAATGTGAAACTTTGCCTTCTGAATTGCATATCATTAAag AGGAATTTGATGAGCTTGGGCGGCTTCAAAGGACATGTAATGGTGACATAGCAGTGAACAAATGTGAAGGAGCGTGTAATTCACAAGTACAACCTAGTGTCATTACTCCTAGTGGATTcctaaaa GAATGTTATTGTTGTCGTGAAACATTTTTGAGAGAGAGAATTATTGCTCTTACACATTGCTACGATCCTGATGGCGTGAGATTGACGAGTGATAAATTGGCCACGTTGGAAGTTAAACTAAAAGAACCAGCAGACtgcaaatgttttaaatgcgGAGATTTTTCCGGAtaa
- the LOC114128243 gene encoding bursicon, with translation MSTINQDFFKYLIVLAMCNMAFANNNGNGVVVTARSSDDCQVTPVIHVLQYPGCVPKPIPSFACTGRCSSYLQVSGSKIWQMERSCMCCQESGEREASVSLFCPKAKQGEKKFRKVTTKAPLECMCRPCTGIEESAVIPQEMSNYAADEPAINGHFSKSI, from the exons ATGTCTACCATCAACCAGGATTTTTTCA AATATCTGATAGTATTGGCTATGTGCAACATGGCCTTTGCTAATAATAACGGTAACGGGGTGGTCGTAACCGCTAGGTCTAGCGACGACTGCCAAGTAACACCTGTCATCCATGTCTTACAGTACCCAGGATGTGTACCTAAGCCAATACCATCGTTTGCATGTACAGGACGCTGCAGCAGCtatttacaa GTTTCTGGGTCTAAAATATGGCAAATGGAAAGGTCTTGCATGTGTTGTCAAGAGAGTGGCGAACGAGAAGCTTCGGTATCACTCTTTTGTCCAAAAGCCAAACAAGGCGAGAAAAAATTTAGGAAG GTAACTACAAAAGCTCCATTGGAATGCATGTGTCGCCCTTGTACGGGTATTGAAGAAAGTGCGGTAATTCCTCAAGAAATGTCTAACTATGCCGCTGATGAGCCAGCAATCAATGGTCATTTTtctaaatctatttaa
- the LOC114128229 gene encoding THO complex subunit 6, protein MVDSKYYTTILSQTFSPCGNYLITGNNYGILTVYNLKNELQSGVDFKDQHLSAGGRSYEFEMIRKMQINSMESGEKFLIIGGVGLIVGVDWETIIDSNFGENSKIEPLSISWSINIPSPKDSMLAIDVNCLILNKDDNVLYAGCGDNTVYAFNLECGDVTQKFEGHSDFIHSIDKLDDTIVSASEDGSVLFWDVRCKEYLSKIIPSNNPEIKRPNLGNWVGSVTITNDWMLCGGGTKLSLWNRSMAAPMTVYNCVEDSGIHVTKLMDETLYAGGCSKYFYQLSFTDEILCKIETSPVTVFSCVNQENPFKVTCLAGSSYKIDICTNLNYKMTTLGI, encoded by the exons atggttgatagtaaatattacactacaattttaTCTCAAACATTTTCTCCTTGCGGAAACTATTTGATTACCGGTAATAATTATGGAATATTAACAGTCTACAA tttaaaaaatgaattgcaGTCGGGAGTCGACTTCAAAGATCAACATTTATCAGCTGGAGGTCGATCCTATGAATTTGAGATGATACGTAAAATGCAAATAAACAGCATGGAATCTGGTgaaaaatttttgataattggtGGTGTTGGTCTTATTGTTGGAGTGGATTGGGAAACTATTATTGATAGTAATTTTGGTGAAAACTCAAAAATTGAACCTCTCAGTATTAGTTGGAGTATTAATATTCCATCACCCAA ggATTCAATGTTAGCAATAgatgtaaattgtttaatattaaacaaagatGATAATGTCTTATATGCAGGATGTGGTGACAATACTgtttatgcatttaatttagaatgtGGTGATGTTACGCAGAAATTTGAAGGGCATAGTGATTTTATTCATTCTattgataaatt AGATGATACAATCGTCTCAGCTAGTGAAGATGGATCTGTCTTGTTTTGGGATGTTCGCTGTAaagaatatttatcaaaaatcattCCCAGCAATAATCCAGAAATTAAACGTCCTAATCTTGGAAATTGGGTTGGATCTGTTACAATCACTAATGATTGGATG TTATGTGGTGGAGGAACTAAACTGTCATTATGGAATCGATCAATGGCTGCTCCTATGACAGTATACAATTGTGTTGAAGATTCCGGAATACATGTTACCAAACTTATGGATGAAACATTATACGCTGGAGGatgctcaaaatatttttatcagttatcattTACTGATGaaattttgtgtaaaatcGAAACTAGTCCAGTGACTGTTTTCAGTTGTGTTAACCAAGAAAATCCATTCAAA GTAACATGTCTTGCAGGTTCcagttataaaatagatatttgtaccaatttaaattacaaaatgactACACTTGGAATTTAG
- the LOC114128247 gene encoding barH-like 2 homeobox protein, whose amino-acid sequence MECPKPSFLIRDLIGDVLQTSKSSDVSSDEGTADMDDRTLTVSNFSALPLLVQKHHHHHYQQHQDMLTGKSCGRKVRRRRTAFTHAQLAYLERKFRSQKYLSVADRSDVAEALNLSETQVKTWYQNRRTKWKRQNQLRLDQLRQQSVEPQSETSAAAEFGQHHKQQHQQHRLHSVEPHHNRQEHRVYVPSSAASASADSDIQAAAEASAAAPLTSSATAAAAAAAFIGAPYPGVANGARWNFLTTAAAIVRNVSYVHGCHM is encoded by the exons atgTGTCCAGTGACGAAGGTACAGCCGACATGGATGACCGTACGCTGACAGTCAGTAACTTTTCCGCACTACCGTTGTTGGTACAAaaacaccaccaccaccactatCAACAACACCAAGACATGCTTACCGGGAAATCGTGTGGCCGAAAAGTCAGACGCAGGAGGACAGCATTCACTCATGCTCAACTAGCTTATCTCGAACGAAAGTTTCGTTCCCAAAAGTATTTGTCGGTAGCCGATCGCAGCGACGTGGCTGAAGCATTGAATTTGTCAGAAACTCAAGTCAAAACTTGGTACCAAAATCGAAG GACGAAGTGGAAGCGTCAGAACCAGTTGCGTCTCGATCAGCTGCGCCAACAGTCGGTTGAACCGCAGTCGGAAacgtccgccgccgccgagttCGGCCAGCACCACAAACAACAGCACCAACAGCACAGGCTGCACTCGGTGGAACCGCACCACAATCGGCAAGAGCACAGAGTGTACGTGCCGTCGTCTGCGGCGTCCGCGTCCGCAGACTCGGACATACAGGCAGCTGCGGAGGCGTCGGCCGCCGCACCGTTAACGTCGTCAGCGACAGCGGCAGCGGCCGCGGCTGCGTTTATCGGCGCGCCGTACCCCGGGGTGGCCAACGGCGCGCGATGGAACTTTCTGACCACGGCCGCGGCCATCGTGCGGAACGTATCGTACGTGCACGGGTGTCACATGTAG